A genomic region of Homo sapiens chromosome 4, GRCh38.p14 Primary Assembly contains the following coding sequences:
- the HPF1 gene encoding histone PARylation factor 1 — protein MVGGGGKRRPGGEGPQCEKTTDVKKSKFCEADVSSDLRKEVENHYKLSLPEDFYHFWKFCEELDPEKPSDSLSASLGLQLVGPYDILAGKHKTKKKSTGLNFNLHWRFYYDPPEFQTIIIGDNKTQYHMGYFRDSPDEFPVYVGINEAKKNCIIVPNGDNVFAAVKLFLTKKLREITDKKKINLLKNIDEKLTEAARELGYSLEQRTVKMKQRDKKVVTKTFHGAGLVVPVDKNDVGYRELPETDADLKRICKTIVEAASDEERLKAFAPIQEMMTFVQFANDECDYGMGLELGMDLFCYGSHYFHKVAGQLLPLAYNLLKRNLFAEIIEEHLANRSQENIDQLAA, from the exons TGTGAAAAAACAACTGATGTGAAGAAAAGTAAATTCTGTGAAGCTGATGTCTCCAGTGACCTTcgaaaagaagtagaaaatcatTATAAGCTTTCTTTACCTGAAGATTTCTATCACTTCTGGAAGTTCTGTGAAGAACTTGATCCTGAAAAGCCATCTG attcaCTTTCTGCAAGCCTTGGACTTCAATTAGTTGGTCCTTATGATATCCTTGCTGGAAAACATAAAACGAAGAAAAAATCAACAGGCCTGAATTTTAACCTTCACTGGAGGTTTTACTATGATCCTCCTGAGTTCCAGACCATTATTATTGGAGATAATAAAACTCAGTACCACATGGGGTATTTCAG GGATTCTCCTGATGAATTTCCTGTATATGTTGGTATAaatgaagcaaagaaaaattgtataattGTTCCAAATGGAGATAATGTATTTGCTGCAGTCAa attatttttgaCGAAAAAACTTAGAGAAATAAcggataaaaagaaaatcaatctcttgaaaaacatagatgaaaaactcacagaagcagCCAGAGAATTGGGGTACTCGCTTGAACAGAGAACCGTGAAGATGAAACAGAGAGATAAGAAA GTTGTGACAAAGACCTTTCATGGTGCAGGCTTGGTTGTTCCAGTAGATAAAAATGATGTTGGGTACCGAGAGCTCCCTGAAACAGATG CTGACCTCAAGAGAATTTGCAAGACAATAGTTGAGGCTGCAAGTGATGAGGAGAGACTAAAAGCTTTTGCTCCCATTCAGGAAATGATGACTTTTGTGCAGTTTGCTAATGATGAATGTGATTATGGCATGGGGCTTGAATTGGGAATGGATCTCTTTTGCTATGGCTCACAT tattttcataAAGTTGCTGGCCAGCTTTTACCTCTTGCATATAATCTGTTGAAGAGGAATCTGTTTGCAGAAATTATTGAGGAGCATCTGGCAAACAGAAGTCAAGAGAACATAGACCAACTTGCTGCATGA